From a region of the Neobacillus niacini genome:
- a CDS encoding ABC transporter permease — protein MARKANSVIDSAAKVKRGLKFKKIFSNYQLYLFLLPALIYFIVFHYLPMYGILIAFKDFVATKGIMGSPWVGFKHFERFFESFQFWTLIKNTLGLSVVQLIVGFPLPIFLALMLNQIRSEKYKRFVQTVVYAPHFISVVVLAGMIFVFFSNNGLINNIILLFGGDPISFMAKPEWFKPLYIASGVWQETGWAAIIYLAALAGVSPELHEAAVMDGANKWQRIFHVDIPAIMPTAVILLILSVGGIMNIGFEKAYLLQTPMNQPSAEIIPTYVYKMGLQQAQYSFAAAVGLFNAVINLILLIAVNKFAKKLSGTGLW, from the coding sequence ATGGCAAGGAAGGCAAATTCTGTTATCGATTCAGCTGCCAAAGTAAAAAGAGGATTAAAGTTTAAAAAGATCTTTAGTAATTACCAGCTCTACTTATTTCTATTACCCGCATTAATTTATTTTATTGTTTTTCATTACCTCCCAATGTATGGCATTCTAATTGCATTTAAAGATTTTGTAGCCACAAAAGGGATTATGGGAAGTCCGTGGGTAGGATTTAAACATTTTGAAAGGTTTTTTGAATCCTTTCAATTTTGGACACTGATTAAAAATACACTGGGGCTCAGTGTGGTCCAATTAATCGTTGGTTTTCCGCTACCGATATTCCTTGCACTTATGTTAAATCAAATTAGAAGCGAGAAATACAAACGTTTTGTTCAAACGGTAGTATATGCGCCGCATTTTATCTCGGTAGTAGTGTTAGCAGGAATGATCTTTGTATTCTTTTCAAATAACGGTTTGATTAATAATATTATTCTGTTATTTGGTGGAGATCCGATATCGTTTATGGCAAAACCAGAATGGTTTAAACCATTATACATAGCATCCGGAGTCTGGCAGGAAACAGGATGGGCAGCGATTATTTACCTGGCTGCACTTGCAGGGGTCAGCCCTGAACTACATGAAGCAGCAGTAATGGATGGAGCAAATAAATGGCAGCGCATCTTTCATGTTGATATACCAGCCATTATGCCAACTGCCGTTATATTATTAATCCTGTCCGTTGGCGGCATTATGAATATCGGTTTTGAGAAGGCCTACCTTTTACAAACACCTATGAACCAGCCATCTGCAGAAATCATTCCAACGTATGTATACAAAATGGGGTTACAACAAGCACAATATAGTTTCGCTGCTGCAGTAGGATTATTTAATGCAGTGATAAACTTAATTTTATTAATAGCGGTAAATAAGTTCGCGAAAAAATTATCAGGGACAGGATTATGGTAA
- a CDS encoding carbohydrate ABC transporter permease — MSLLALKNKKITRGSKEDRVFDIINVFLTAMILILVVYPLYFIVIASFSDPNMIYEGKVWLLPKEITFEGYERIFRDSKIWLGYKNSIIYTVVGTFVNVAFTLMAAYALSRKDLYGRNVFMFLFLMTMFFSGGLIPTYLIVKNLGLLNTMWALILPKAVAVWNVIVAKTYFETSIPNELLEAAKMDGCSDAKFFAKIVLPLSKPIVAVMVLFYAVGHWNSYFDALIYLNNENLYPLQLILRNILIQNQASTMMISDLDSLAAKQRVSELIKYGVIIVASVPLLIVYPFVQKYFVKGVMIGGIKG, encoded by the coding sequence ATGAGTTTACTAGCTTTGAAGAATAAGAAGATTACTAGGGGATCGAAGGAAGACAGGGTCTTTGATATCATCAATGTTTTCTTAACAGCGATGATCTTAATATTGGTAGTGTACCCTTTGTATTTTATCGTCATTGCCTCATTTAGTGATCCTAATATGATTTACGAAGGGAAGGTATGGTTATTGCCGAAGGAAATCACTTTCGAAGGATACGAAAGGATATTCAGAGACAGTAAGATTTGGCTCGGTTATAAAAACTCAATTATCTATACGGTTGTTGGTACGTTCGTAAATGTAGCATTCACTTTAATGGCTGCTTACGCCTTATCTCGAAAAGATTTATATGGAAGAAACGTGTTCATGTTCTTATTTCTGATGACGATGTTTTTCTCAGGAGGATTAATTCCTACTTATTTAATAGTAAAAAATTTAGGCTTGCTGAATACCATGTGGGCGTTGATATTACCAAAGGCAGTAGCCGTTTGGAATGTGATTGTAGCCAAAACCTATTTTGAGACCAGCATTCCAAATGAACTATTAGAAGCGGCAAAAATGGACGGATGTTCCGATGCGAAATTTTTCGCGAAGATTGTCCTGCCACTATCCAAACCGATTGTTGCCGTAATGGTGTTATTCTATGCAGTTGGCCACTGGAATTCCTATTTTGATGCACTAATCTACTTGAATAATGAAAACTTATATCCGCTGCAGTTAATATTACGAAATATCTTAATTCAAAATCAGGCATCAACCATGATGATTAGTGATCTAGATTCGTTAGCAGCGAAGCAAAGAGTTTCTGAATTGATTAAATATGGTGTAATTATTGTTGCTTCTGTTCCGCTCTTAATCGTATATCCTTTTGTCCAAAAGTATTTTGTTAAAGGTGTTATGATTGGCGGAATTAAAGGTTAA
- a CDS encoding PfkB family carbohydrate kinase — protein sequence MISHLQVILNKEIAYLKQTLARAPANVLVALSRLNMKTAFIGKVGNDQFGHMLKSVLQGQNIDTSHLLFSEKVNTTLAFVHLDEQGDRSFSFYRNPGADIMLEKNEISEEKIKQSRIFHFGSLSLTNEPSATATYTALEFAKKHKVLISYDPNLRTPLWRSIDEAKQQIKKGFEYADLVKLSEEELEFLTGQHDVTKGTHILQEKYGTSVIFVTLGPNGCFYRNKNVYGRKNGFQVNVVDTTGAGDAFVGGALYKILTLKKPVNLLEHTDFEDIVTFANAMGALTTEGKGGIPSFPSMERLVDFLKKNNS from the coding sequence TTGATTTCACACCTTCAGGTCATTCTGAACAAGGAAATAGCCTATTTGAAACAAACCCTGGCACGAGCACCAGCCAATGTATTGGTTGCACTTTCTAGATTAAATATGAAAACGGCGTTTATCGGGAAGGTGGGTAACGACCAATTTGGCCACATGTTGAAGAGTGTTCTACAGGGCCAAAACATTGATACTAGCCATCTCTTATTCTCTGAAAAGGTTAATACAACACTAGCATTTGTTCATTTAGACGAGCAAGGGGACCGGTCATTTAGTTTTTACCGAAATCCTGGGGCTGATATTATGCTCGAGAAAAATGAAATCAGTGAGGAAAAGATAAAGCAATCCCGGATTTTTCATTTCGGATCGTTATCATTAACAAATGAGCCATCAGCAACAGCTACTTATACTGCGTTGGAATTTGCAAAAAAACATAAGGTATTGATTTCATATGACCCTAATTTGCGTACCCCTTTATGGCGATCGATTGATGAGGCTAAGCAGCAGATAAAAAAAGGATTTGAGTATGCAGATCTCGTGAAACTATCTGAAGAAGAGCTAGAATTTTTAACTGGCCAACATGATGTGACAAAAGGGACACATATTTTACAAGAAAAGTATGGTACATCTGTCATCTTTGTTACCTTAGGACCGAATGGCTGTTTTTATAGAAATAAAAATGTCTACGGCCGCAAAAATGGATTCCAAGTAAATGTAGTCGATACAACGGGAGCAGGGGATGCCTTCGTTGGCGGTGCATTATATAAGATTCTTACTTTGAAAAAACCCGTAAATCTATTAGAGCATACGGATTTTGAAGATATTGTTACGTTTGCGAATGCAATGGGAGCACTTACTACAGAGGGGAAAGGTGGAATACCAAGTTTCCCATCAATGGAACGACTCGTTGACTTTTTGAAAAAGAATAATAGTTAA
- a CDS encoding glycoside hydrolase family 32 protein, with the protein MNNVIEKQNYIEKYRPQFHFSPESNWMNDPNGMVYYNGEYHLFYQYHPNGTTWGPMHWGHAVSKDLVHWEHLPIGLAPDEHGMIFSGSAVVDWKDSSGFFDGKSGLVAIFTHADTYPDSNRPRQRQSLAYSKDNGRTWVKYEGNPVLTEESITDFRDPKVFWHYETNKWIMVLAAGQAIRIYTSKNLTSWDFASEFGEGHGSHQGVWECPDLFQLPVDGNSGQKKWVLFVSIGDNPSLQEGSRTQYFIGNFDGNTFVNDNSPETILWIDHGRDNYAGVSWSDVPAEDGRRIYIGWMSNWRYANVTPTKEWRSAMTIPRVIALKTTDEGIRLIQTPIREIQGLRNENTSFRNEVVVPGLNLLSNVENNTFEIIAEFEIGSATEFGFKVCKQNNEETIIGYDVERKKFFVDRTKSGEAAFHESFAGKHESTQGSQNTRIKFHVFVDRSSIELFGNDGESVMTDLIFPKEENKQMELFVKNGEVKLHSLELYILKSIWR; encoded by the coding sequence ATGAATAACGTCATAGAAAAACAAAATTATATAGAAAAATACCGTCCACAATTTCATTTTTCACCAGAGAGTAATTGGATGAATGACCCGAATGGGATGGTGTACTATAACGGGGAATATCATTTATTTTATCAATATCATCCCAATGGAACTACATGGGGGCCAATGCATTGGGGCCATGCTGTAAGTAAAGATCTCGTTCACTGGGAACACCTTCCGATTGGCTTGGCACCAGATGAACATGGAATGATATTTTCAGGTAGTGCCGTCGTGGATTGGAAAGACTCTAGTGGCTTCTTTGATGGTAAATCAGGACTAGTGGCAATCTTTACTCATGCAGATACTTACCCTGATTCTAATCGACCAAGACAACGTCAGAGTCTTGCTTATAGTAAAGATAATGGACGTACTTGGGTGAAATATGAAGGAAACCCTGTTCTAACAGAAGAAAGTATAACCGATTTTCGTGATCCAAAAGTATTCTGGCACTATGAAACCAATAAATGGATAATGGTGTTAGCTGCAGGCCAAGCCATAAGAATTTATACTTCAAAAAACTTAACGTCATGGGATTTTGCCAGTGAGTTTGGTGAAGGTCATGGCTCCCATCAGGGTGTATGGGAGTGTCCTGACCTATTTCAATTACCTGTTGATGGTAATTCAGGTCAGAAAAAGTGGGTACTATTTGTTAGTATAGGTGATAATCCAAGCTTACAGGAAGGCTCTAGAACGCAATATTTTATTGGTAATTTTGATGGTAATACCTTTGTAAATGATAACTCACCGGAAACGATACTATGGATTGACCATGGTCGTGATAATTATGCAGGAGTTAGCTGGTCTGATGTTCCAGCCGAAGACGGGAGAAGGATCTATATTGGCTGGATGAGTAACTGGCGCTATGCAAATGTAACTCCTACAAAAGAATGGAGAAGTGCAATGACGATTCCAAGAGTTATTGCACTTAAGACAACGGATGAAGGAATTCGTCTAATACAAACTCCAATTCGTGAAATTCAGGGTCTTCGTAATGAAAATACTTCATTCCGAAACGAAGTCGTAGTACCTGGGTTAAATCTATTATCAAATGTAGAGAATAATACATTCGAGATCATTGCAGAATTTGAAATTGGATCTGCAACCGAATTTGGGTTTAAGGTTTGTAAGCAAAACAACGAAGAAACGATTATTGGGTATGATGTCGAAAGAAAAAAATTCTTTGTGGATCGAACAAAATCGGGAGAGGCTGCTTTCCATGAATCATTCGCAGGAAAACATGAGAGTACTCAGGGATCACAAAATACAAGGATAAAATTTCATGTTTTTGTTGATCGGTCTTCAATAGAATTGTTTGGAAACGACGGGGAGTCCGTAATGACTGACTTGATCTTTCCAAAAGAAGAAAATAAACAAATGGAACTATTTGTGAAAAATGGTGAAGTTAAGTTACATTCGTTAGAGTTATATATTTTAAAATCAATTTGGCGGTAA
- a CDS encoding ABC transporter substrate-binding protein translates to MLKSMKKRMVKNKKRVSMALVLGLTASLALTGCTNNESAGSDKAEKVAFNETGLPIVDKQVTLNIVSPKAALAPDYSEMVIFDRLQEATNVKIKWNNIPGDGYQEKKNLMLASGDLPDAFYASGFSDHDLIQYGQNGTIIPLEDLIDKYAPNLKKLFEQRPDLKKVVTAPDGHIYSLPRAEEMDLVGMPNIMFINKVWLDKLGLAMPTTLEEYHDVLKAFKEKDPNGNGKQDEIGLTFWYNGWCGNEGDLIGLFGLPDSPFEADHRVVRDGKVIYAAVQPEFKEAINYYNGWVKEGLIDPEVVTQKTEQLFAKGKTEDPTLGSFIWWENTEVVGTDRVKDYVVLPPLKGKDGKIVIGRSNYSEYGRDAFVVTSANKNPELTMRWVDELYEPKMSAQVNWGPIGEIYEEDGNGMLVNKELPAGVAMGELRQKVAPGGPFVVLKEHFGSVVDMEPRAKERLAILDEYYKPHMVQENYPSIFFSPEELEIINTIEPEIKTFVKQKEAQWLIEGGIEKEWDDYVEQLNDMGLEKLMDVYQKGLDRYNKQ, encoded by the coding sequence ATGCTTAAATCGATGAAAAAAAGAATGGTGAAGAACAAGAAGAGAGTATCAATGGCTTTGGTTTTAGGATTAACTGCATCGCTCGCTTTGACTGGATGTACCAACAATGAGTCCGCAGGATCAGATAAAGCAGAAAAGGTAGCCTTTAATGAAACAGGTTTACCGATTGTTGATAAACAAGTTACGTTAAACATTGTTTCACCAAAGGCAGCCTTAGCACCTGATTATTCAGAAATGGTCATATTTGACCGACTTCAAGAAGCAACGAACGTTAAGATTAAATGGAATAATATCCCTGGAGATGGATATCAAGAAAAGAAAAATTTAATGCTGGCAAGTGGCGACCTGCCAGATGCGTTCTATGCGTCAGGATTTAGTGATCATGACCTCATACAGTATGGTCAGAATGGTACTATTATACCACTAGAAGATTTAATCGACAAATATGCACCTAATTTAAAGAAACTATTTGAGCAAAGACCGGATTTGAAAAAAGTTGTAACCGCACCAGATGGCCATATTTATTCCTTACCACGTGCGGAAGAAATGGATTTAGTTGGAATGCCTAATATTATGTTTATTAATAAAGTTTGGTTAGATAAACTTGGTCTTGCAATGCCAACAACATTGGAAGAATACCATGATGTGTTAAAAGCATTTAAAGAAAAGGATCCGAACGGTAACGGAAAGCAAGACGAAATTGGATTAACTTTCTGGTATAACGGCTGGTGTGGTAATGAGGGAGATCTAATTGGTTTATTTGGCTTGCCAGATTCACCTTTTGAAGCGGATCACCGCGTCGTGAGAGATGGAAAAGTTATTTATGCAGCTGTACAGCCAGAATTTAAAGAAGCAATCAACTATTACAATGGCTGGGTGAAGGAAGGTCTCATTGACCCCGAGGTTGTAACACAAAAAACGGAACAATTATTTGCCAAAGGGAAGACTGAAGATCCAACATTAGGCTCTTTCATCTGGTGGGAAAATACCGAAGTAGTCGGAACGGATCGAGTGAAAGATTACGTTGTTTTACCTCCATTAAAAGGGAAAGATGGCAAGATTGTCATTGGCCGTTCCAATTATTCTGAGTATGGCAGAGATGCATTTGTAGTTACGTCAGCGAACAAAAACCCTGAGCTAACTATGCGTTGGGTGGATGAATTGTATGAACCGAAAATGTCTGCCCAAGTTAACTGGGGTCCAATCGGTGAAATTTATGAGGAAGATGGAAATGGTATGTTAGTAAATAAAGAACTTCCTGCCGGCGTTGCAATGGGTGAATTGCGTCAGAAGGTTGCTCCAGGTGGGCCATTTGTAGTCTTGAAAGAGCACTTTGGCAGTGTGGTAGACATGGAGCCAAGGGCAAAAGAGAGATTAGCAATTCTTGATGAGTATTACAAACCACATATGGTTCAAGAAAACTATCCATCTATTTTCTTTAGCCCGGAAGAGCTTGAAATTATTAACACGATTGAGCCAGAGATCAAAACATTTGTGAAACAAAAAGAAGCTCAATGGTTGATAGAGGGTGGAATTGAGAAAGAATGGGATGACTATGTTGAGCAATTAAACGATATGGGACTTGAAAAGTTAATGGACGTTTACCAAAAAGGCTTAGATCGTTATAACAAACAATAA